The nucleotide sequence ATGGTATAACCAATTCCAGAAAGATTGCTGTCTGGAGCAGGATTTCCATCTTGGTCAGTGCTCTGGGTGTTGCCAACAGGTCTCCCAAAGACTGTAAAGACAAGTGGGCTAACACCAAGAAGGTGGCTAAGAAGGTTTTTAACAACCGTAACAAGGAGCAGAGGGCTACTGGTGGTGGTCCACAGCCAAAAAAACTGAGTCTGGCCATTGAAAGAACAATAGACCTTTGTAAAGACTCAGCTTCTTTCAAAGGTCTTGAAGGAGTTGAAAGTGTACTTGGTATGTATCAGTAACTAATCTATACTCTTTTGTGaatatgttaaaataataaaTCTTTAAATGCTATAAATTATTCTCTCCGATTTCATGCaactttgtgttaaaaaaaatcgcCGATTATTTATACCATGTCATCAAAATTTGACAGGCATTTAGCTGATTTATTAATCTTTAATAATGTGTAAGCTTAGTATTTAAATGGCATTCGGCTATATTCAGTTTTACTCAGTGAATAATAAGTATTTCAATTCATTTGGTCAATTATTTATGTCGTCTGCATTCTAGTATTTACGTCCTAAATATTAACCTTGAAAGACGCTCAGCATGCTAatgaacatatttgtttttgagcCTTATTACCTCATGACACACATTTTTCTAGCGATGGATGATttcaaatattgtcatttgacAATATTGTAATGATAGTTTGGAACAATACATGTGCAGTTCAAATTATACTCgggaaaataaaaaagtaaaattcaaTTATCAACACTAAGAAAAGTTGACTTTATGGGTCCCCATCGATTAGTTTGTATCATACAGATACAGATCCAGGGGACTAGGGGCCCGGTAAATGCCCTCCCCTTTGTGGTCAGTCAGTACCcgcttacaaaaagttctggatctacCACTGGTATAGGCAATGATGTGAGACCGTGTATCGATCTTAAATTACACAAAATCAACATCTTTATGAAAATCttctaatataaatatttaaaatttatggtCTTCCAGCTGCTGGCCAAAGCATAGGTCCAACAGGTCATACACTTTATCTGGAAATCTCAATTTCATTCAATACTTCTGTAAATTCCACAAGAGTTGTAAGGTATACAGACACATATAAAGATATATGTTAAAATAATCATATGGATCtacatgtatcatttttatttcaggtaCTGTATTTGAAGGGTGAAATGGAAAAGCAGACAAAAGAGATGAAGAAATTAGACCTTCAGATAGAGTTGCTAGAATTAATGAAACAAGACAAAGAGAATACTCCACTAACATTTTCTCAacttttaatgaattaaaatatttatttttcttatcaaTTAACAATTCTTtgccagacagttttcacttgacctcgacctcatttaatggctcagtgaacaaggttaagtgttggtggtcaagtccatatctcagatactatcagcaataggtctagtatattgggtgcatggaaggactgtaaggtgttcatgtacaactggcaggtgtcatttgactttgtcctcattttcatggttcattggtcgatGTTTAGtcttcttggttaatgttaagtttatgtgacagttgtaatatagctttattatgtaaatcaatcgtatctgattttatgccctttatgggccctgtaattttggaaataaaaatattctattctattctattctatattaAGGACTATCCACATAACatcaatgattaataaagaaGGCTAGATATTTTagcgtgtgtactcttgttttAATTCTGGCTATGCATTTATTTGGTATGTTTATATTCGTTCATATCGTTTGctttacatccagtggcaaatatttcatgcatgttcatgatgagaacaaattaacaaagaGTACAATATGTATAATCAGACCCCTCCCACGATTTTGTTATATGCATGGCGTTACACTTATCCATACAACGCAATCAGATTATACATCCCCTTTCCAACCAGATGTGCCGGCATTTTTACACACCCTACAGTCTATGGAAGACCCACTTTACGACAAGGGTTTCACTGATTGGACGAACAAATTCCAAAGGATGACCTTAAATGTATACCTTAATCAAGCCTTGGGGTAAAATGTCATTCAGTGTACAATTAACAATGAGATGATGTTTAAAATAGCGTGACGACTGACACTTCGTAGTGCCAATAACTCATATTACCGCAAGTGTATTTATGAACTCATTATTTGCTAAGCCTTCAATTCAAAAATGCATACAGATGATTGAAACTATTAGTATActcaataattttattatttatgaatgttcaaaatcgttttcagtgaaaaaaatatgtgtttccttcagtataaaaaagggggggtccggATCcagaaatcctgggcttaaaaacacaaaatcccgAGATccagaaattcgaaaaaagaattcccggatcctgaAAGGGTCATTCCCGAAATCCCGAAAGGGTGTCATTCCTGAAAtctcgagcttaaaaacacccgatcccgtaCAGAAAAATACAACAGTAATATTTATGCTTTCCTTCATCCACATTGTAAAGATTAGAAATAGCACATATAAATAAGTGGAACGTATAACCACACTGTTTGGAGTCACAGGATGCGCGGTCTTATTGGAAAAGATAGCACACAATGACCCGATCGTCGATCAATCACTTGTAATATTTGGGTCGTATAAGATCGAGGGCCGAAATGTTGGCTTACTGACGAGAAAGTTTAAGGCAGATAATAACAAAGGTaaacaaataaacagacgaaGAGGAGATCAGACACATaagattaacaaattaaataagtACCTTCGTAATCACACACAGCCTGCACGTTCACACTATGGAACCCCTTTCTGTTGACAAAAGCTGCCTCGTCCTCTGATGGCCCTTGTATCTTGATGTGTGTGCAATCAATGCATCCCAAAACGTTTGGGAAGTTCATTTGTCTGTGGAAACCACACTTCATCCTGTTTTTAGAATTGATGTCTTTTGGCCACTGGATGAAGTTGTCTTTCACATCAAGTAAAGCATTGGTAACATCATTCACTGCTCTAGATACAGTTGCTTTGTCGTAGCCCATTGTATCTCCAATTACTTGTAAAAATGACCCAGAGGCATAAAACCTCAAGGCTATGCATACTTGTTGCTCCACTGTTAGAGCAGTTTCCTTTGCTGTAGATCTTCTCAATTTATCTCCCACAATATTACTGTAATGGTGGTCACTTTGTTTacttgtctatattctatttatttGGGGATATTGGTTAACTTTAGAATGACTTATAGTTCCGTAACTCTTTCTTCCGAGACCGGCCATGAAATTATCCTTGTCGGGACTTCCTGTTCTGGCACGTGCCCGGCCGGGCTCGTTGTCCATAGGAACTATAAGTATGACGTCACTCACCGGGTTCTGGGCAGTCTACACTAAGGATTTGAAATGAGCAGACGCTCATATCGTTTGGCTTTCAAATATGGAACGTTATAAGGACAAGTAGACTAGCCACCACCGTATTtcagtatatttatttatgtaatcgTATGTTCAACCATAATGTATGTCTTCAAATAaacatcttgtttatatttacgtaGTTTTACGTACTTTGTCCGATATCCCAGAACTTGGGTAGACAACGGGAAAACGAAGCCAGTGGAAACTTCCACTCCCGTTACATTACATGTGTAGGCTATAGAGTCTCTTCCAAACCTATATCTTATCCTCATTTCATTGTCAGTCAAATTGTTTAGATGTGAAACCATTCCTCTGAAGATTCTCTCTTTTCTTTGCCTAGGTACCATTAACAGAGCAGCCATTTTATCAATTAAAACGCTTCGTTAAGTATTTAACGAAGGTCTATAGCAGCGTTAGATTTTATAGAAGTTATCGACAGTTTAACGTTGCGTTAAATCTAACGTAGAGATGAACAACAGGATTAACCATACGTTAAATTTTAACGAAGCGTTAGCATATTTTAACGACAGCGTTAGacttaacgacaagttgaacaaccggcccctggcagtttgctaactttctgccgctatttatagggggtcgcatgtatagtttgtccacaattcattaaacggaagcgactttccagactttcatagatttccgggagtgtgctaaatgccgaaagttgttacaacaaagcatacatctactggtgtgaatttgttgccctgttcctgtgctacaagtcgatatcaattttttatatgtggcccaaatattatgcccgcaacgtctgtcaacctaaggtgtgcgtgtttacgataacgttaacaaaatgacacctccgctaacgctattgggtctaatcgttttctccgttttttcaaaaataccggcgagtttatcggctgagcacaactttagtgttattagttagttgccctggcagtttgctaactctctgccgctatttatagggggtcgcatgtatagtttgtccacaattcattaaacggaagcgactttccagactttcatagatttccgggagtgtgctaaatgccgaaagttgttacaacaaagcatacatctactggtgtgaatttgttgccctgttcctgtgctacaagtcgatatcaattttttatatgtggcccaaatattatgcccgcaacgtctgtcaacctaaggtgtgcgtgtttacgataacgttaacaaaatgacacctccgctaacgctaatgggtctaatcgttttctccgttttttcaaaaataccggcgagtttatcggctgagcacaactttagtgttattagttagttgccctggcagtttgctaactctctgccgctatttatagggggtcgcatgtatagtttgtccacaattcattaaacggaagcgactttccagactttcatagatttccgggagtgtgctaaatgccgaaagttgttacaacaaagcatacatctactggtgtgaatttgttgccctgttcctgtgctacaagaagtcgatatcaattttttatatgtggcccaaatattatgcccgcaacgtctgtcaacctaaggtgtgcgtgt is from Mytilus edulis unplaced genomic scaffold, xbMytEdul2.2 SCAFFOLD_296, whole genome shotgun sequence and encodes:
- the LOC139509191 gene encoding uncharacterized protein; its protein translation is MHWFVNIYFNMADKSSAKTQRDRKPNFTQEEVNVIQDQVQKNYKVINEKFGDGITNSRKIAVWSRISILVSALGVANRSPKDCKDKWANTKKVAKKVFNNRNKEQRATGGGPQPKKLSLAIERTIDLCKDSASFKGLEGVESVLGMYQNGKADKRDEEIRPSDRVARINETRQREYSTNIFSTFNELKYLFFLSINNSLPDSFHLTSTSFNGSVNKVKCWWSSPYLRYYQQ
- the LOC139509192 gene encoding putative nuclease HARBI1 is translated as MAALLMVPRQRKERIFRGMVSHLNNLTDNEMRIRYRFGRDSIAYTCNVTGVEVSTGFVFPLSTQVLGYRTNNIVGDKLRRSTAKETALTVEQQVCIALRFYASGSFLQVIGDTMGYDKATVSRAVNDVTNALLDVKDNFIQWPKDINSKNRMKCGFHRQMNFPNVLGCIDCTHIKIQGPSEDEAAFVNRKGFHSVNVQAVCDYEGPIKGIKSDTIDLHNKAILQLSHKLNINQED